CGCGCCACCCCCTGCATGTCGCGGGCCAGCACGTTGTAGCGTTCCTTGTCGGTGTGGTGCTGGGCGTCCCAGGCGGCGAAGGGATGGGTCGAGGAGGCGATGATCGCCAGATCGTGCTTGCCCGCCGTGTCGGCGACCAGACGGCGCAGCTGGGCGACCTCCTGCCCGGCCTCCTTGATGGTGTCGCACTTGCGCGTGCCGATCTCGATCTGCGCCTGCAGGAACTCGGGCGTGACCTGGCCCTTTTCCAGGGCCGCCTCGCATTCCTCGACCAGACTGGGCGGCACCCGGTCGGAGAGGTTGCGGGTCTTGGGATCGACGAGCATGTACTCCTCTTCGATCCCCACGGTGAAGGTGGGTTCGGCCAAGTTCAGCGCTCCCTCCGGCGCACGGCATTCCAGTCCGCGCTTATGTCCAAGTTCGGAATCATGGACGAAAGCTCCTCGGCCAGCAAGCAGGCCCACTGTTCCTGTCCCTTGGCCGTGTCGATCATGTCCTGGCGAATCTCGAACAGGATGTTGGCGAGGCCGCGCGGCTCGGCGTGGAAATGCACCGTGTTGCCGTGTCCGTCGTTGCCCGCGTAGGGCACGTTGTCGCCCACGGCCAGCCCGCGTTTCCTGAAGCTTTCCAAGAGAGGCTGGGGCAGGCGCGGGTCGTCGTTCCAGAGGATCGAGGTCTCCCAGGGCCGCCGCTCGCCGCGCAGCATGGGCGTCATGGAGTGCAGCGAGACGAATCCGGGACGCGTCCCCTCGGCGATCAAAGCGTCCAGAGTGTCCGAGATCGCGGCGTGATAGGGGCGGAAGAAGGTCGCCCGCCGCGCCTCCTTTTCCTCTTCCGTCAGGTTGCAGTTGCCGGGGATCACCGTGCCGTCGCTGACCTCGGCGATCGAGGTCGGGTCGTCCGGGCTGCGGTTCGGATCGACCAGCAGCCGCGAGAACTGGGAGATCACCAGCGGCACGTCCAGTTCGTAGGAGAGCCTGAGCGCTACCTCCGCGATGCCGATGTCAAAGGCGATGTGCCGCTCCAGGTCCGCCGCCTCCAGCCCCAGGCGATCGAGCGAGCGGGGCACGAAGTTGCTGGCGTGGTCGCAGACCAGCAGCAGCGGCAGGGCGCGGCCGGCTGGATTGACGATGCGAAAGGGCCGCGGCTCGTCCGGCGCCAAGAGCGCCCGCTCGCCGCCCGCGTCTGGGAGCTGCATTTCCTCTGCCGTTTTGTGGGACATGGGAGGCCGACTATAGCCGCCACCCGCCCCGCCCTCAACGGCCAGCCGCCGATACCGCACGAACAATGGCCGGGCTTGCGTCGCGACTGCGGCTGGGAAAGACTGCGCGTTCAATCACAGCCGCCCCAAAACGAGACGGGACGGGACGGAACAGGACGGAGCAGGACGGATCATGGAAGGCCGCCACAGCTACTTCTGCATCGACGGGCACACCTGCGGCAACCCGGTGCGCCTGGTCGCGGGCGGCGGCCCGCCCTTGCCCATGGGCTCCATGTCGGCGCGGCGGCAGCACTTCCTGAAGCATTACGACTGGGTGCGCACCGGCCTGATGTTCGAGCCGCGCGGCCACGACATGATGTCCGGCGCCATCCTCTATCCGCCCAGCCGCGAGGACTGCGACATCGCCGTCCTCTATATCGAAACCTCGGGCTGCCTGCCCATGTGCGGCCACGGCACCATAGGCACGGTGACCTTCGCGCTGGAGCAGGGTCTGGTGACGCCGAGAGAACCCGGCGTTCTGCGCCTGGAAACGCCCGCGGGCAAGGTCACCGCGTACTACCGGCGCGAAGGCGCCTTCGTCGAGACGGTGCGCATCGTCAATGTGGCCTCCTACCTCGCCCTCGAAGGGGTCGAGGTGGACTGCCCGGAACTGGGCCCGATCCGGCTGGACGTGTCCTACGGCGGCAACTTCTACGCCATCGTGGAGCCGCAGGAGAACTACCGCGACCTGAGCCAGCTCTCGCCGGGCGACATCCAGCGGCTCTCGCCCAAGCTGCGGCGGCTCCTGAACGAGACGCTGGAGGTGGTGCACCCTGAGGATCCGACGATCCGCGGCGTCTCCCACATCCAGTGGTGCGGCGCGCCGACCCAGGACGGGGCCCACGCCCGCAACGCCGTCTTCTATGGCGACAAGGCCATCGACCGCAGCCCCTGCGGCACCGGCACCTCGGCGCGCATGGCCCAGCTCCACGCCAAGGGCAAGCTGCAGGCGGGCGAGCCCTTCGTGCACGAGTCCATCATCGGGTCGCTCTTCACCGGACGGATCGAGGAGGAGACGACGCTCGGCAACAAGGCCGCCATCGTACCCTCGATCGAGGGTTGGGCGCGCATGACCGGCTACAACACCCTC
The window above is part of the Limibacillus sp. genome. Proteins encoded here:
- a CDS encoding 4-hydroxyproline epimerase; protein product: MEGRHSYFCIDGHTCGNPVRLVAGGGPPLPMGSMSARRQHFLKHYDWVRTGLMFEPRGHDMMSGAILYPPSREDCDIAVLYIETSGCLPMCGHGTIGTVTFALEQGLVTPREPGVLRLETPAGKVTAYYRREGAFVETVRIVNVASYLALEGVEVDCPELGPIRLDVSYGGNFYAIVEPQENYRDLSQLSPGDIQRLSPKLRRLLNETLEVVHPEDPTIRGVSHIQWCGAPTQDGAHARNAVFYGDKAIDRSPCGTGTSARMAQLHAKGKLQAGEPFVHESIIGSLFTGRIEEETTLGNKAAIVPSIEGWARMTGYNTLFIDPRDPFAHGFQVI
- a CDS encoding N-formylglutamate amidohydrolase; translation: MQLPDAGGERALLAPDEPRPFRIVNPAGRALPLLLVCDHASNFVPRSLDRLGLEAADLERHIAFDIGIAEVALRLSYELDVPLVISQFSRLLVDPNRSPDDPTSIAEVSDGTVIPGNCNLTEEEKEARRATFFRPYHAAISDTLDALIAEGTRPGFVSLHSMTPMLRGERRPWETSILWNDDPRLPQPLLESFRKRGLAVGDNVPYAGNDGHGNTVHFHAEPRGLANILFEIRQDMIDTAKGQEQWACLLAEELSSMIPNLDISADWNAVRRRER